In the genome of Rhopalosiphum padi isolate XX-2018 chromosome 1, ASM2088224v1, whole genome shotgun sequence, the window taatactactaattactgactataaattttattattaaaaatattttttctgttacAGCTGGAAGTAGaagaaagaaaatttttttataacttacaattatcttaatttttgatattacacagtttttattcaacaaaatcattataacattttagtgTGTACtcttatactaaaaaaacatgagctatttcacttttaaaaataataaacataattatatcaaattataaatattctctGTCTACAAGTTTTTGATGAGCAAACTTTCTTTTCCATTTCTTGGGTGGTACCCAACGGTGTTTGGTGGTGTACGTCATTTTCATTAGTTCTTGTTGCACTATTTCATTATTGGGCTTACTGAATACTTCGTGCACAAATTCTTTGTTTTGAACTCGTAAAACCGAGTTATCCTGTACCTTGTTGACTGGTAGCGGTTTGCTGAATTCGTATGGAAAAGTACTCTCCGGATGATAACACACTATGGTAGACGCATCATCAGTAACGACGATGGCACGTTCGTTCTTGTTGGAGCGGGTGGATACGCCGCTGACTAGCCGTCTAAATAATCGCAAACCGTTCATGTCCTAGTAAAATAGTacgaatgtttaaaatttaaatgattcgGGAACGGCTATTTTTGTGAAGTAGTCTGAGACCTGCGTGGTGAGAACAAGTAACGACtatgaaaaaatgttcaattgcaatgcataattgtaaaatgtaaataaacgttatcagaaaaaaattgttatcatgGTTTACAAAACCGAGTTCTTGTTaacctaaaaacaaaaaaaaaaacaattttgtattatcGAGAGACCGTCGAGCGATCGATAGAGTTCCTtaagttttagaaattttagatcatatacaatttgtaaatgACCGTTTATGATCGAAGGTAAGAGACTAAGATAAGAAAAAGATCCGTGATAA includes:
- the LOC132918573 gene encoding large ribosomal subunit protein mL42, whose protein sequence is MNGLRLFRRLVSGVSTRSNKNERAIVVTDDASTIVCYHPESTFPYEFSKPLPVNKVQDNSVLRVQNKEFVHEVFSKPNNEIVQQELMKMTYTTKHRWVPPKKWKRKFAHQKLVDREYL